One genomic segment of Manis pentadactyla isolate mManPen7 chromosome 1, mManPen7.hap1, whole genome shotgun sequence includes these proteins:
- the IL17RC gene encoding interleukin-17 receptor C isoform X7 has translation MPVPWFLLSLALGRSPVVLSLERLVGPQDVARCSPGLSCHLWDGDVICLPGSIVSAPGPVLVPTCLQTELVLRCYQETDCDLCVRVAVHLAVHASLQAQVMLSFQAYSTARCVLLEVQVPATLVQPGQSVGSVVFDCFEAALGSEVRIWSYTQPRYQKELNLTQQLPVLPWLNVSANGDDVRLVLDVSEEQQFGLSLYWNQVPGPSKSLWHRNLTGPQTITLNHTDLVPCLCIQVWPLKPDSTRTSTCPFSEDPRAYQNLWLVAQLQLLPPRGWRLDAPCSVPATATLCWQAPDRGPCQPLVPPLLQENVTVNKVLEFPLLKGHPNLCVQVSNWENVQLQECLWADSLGPLKNDMLLVETRGPHNNKLLCALEPSGCTPLPSKGSTRAARLGEQLLRDMQLGQCVQLWDEDLGALWACPMDKYIHKRWALVWLACLLFAAVLFLLFLLKKDHVKAAARSRTALLLYSADDASFERLVGALASALCQLPLRVAVDLWSRRELSALGPLAWFHAQRRQTLQEGGTVVLLFSPGAVALCCEWMQDRTSAPGARGPHDAFAASLSCVLPDFLQGRAPGRYVGAYFDTLLHPDAVPALFRTVPVFSLPSQLPDLIGTLQGPGAPRSGRLAERAEQVSRALQPALDSCFRPPAGPGDSRDGTWVGT, from the exons ATGCCTGTGCCCTGGTTCCTGCTGTCCTTGGCACTGGGCCGGAGCCCCGTGGTCCTCTCTCTGGAGAGGCTCGTGGGGCCTCAGGACGTTGCTCGCTGCTCTCCG GGTCTTTCCTGCCACCTCTGGG ATGGTGACGTGATCTGCTTGCCTGGGAGCATCGTGTCTGCCCCGGGCCCTGTGCTGGTGCCCACATGCCTGCAGACAGAGCTGGTGCTGAGGTGCTACCAGGAGACAGACTGTGACCTTTGTGTGCGTGTGGCTGTTCACTTGGCTGTGCACG CTTCTCTGCAGGCCCAAGTCATGCTCTCCTTCCAGGCCTACTCTACTGCCCGCTGTGTCCTGCTGGAGGTGCAAGTGCCTGCTACCCTGGTGCAGCCGGGTCAGTCTGTG GGCTCTGTGGTATTTGACTGCTTCGAGGCTGCTCTGGGTTCTGAGGTGCGAATCTGGTCCTACACTCAGCCCAGGTATCAGAAGGAACTCAACCTCACGCAGCAGCTGCCTG TCCTGCCCTGGCTCAATGTGTCTGCCAATGGTGACGATGTACGCCTGGTGCTGGACGTCTCTGAGGAGCAGCAGTTCGGCCTCTCCCTCTACTGGAACCAGGTCCCAGGCCCTTCAAAATCCTTGTGGCACAGAAATCTG ACTGGGCCACAGACCATTACCTTGAACCACACAGACCTGGTTCCCTGCCTCTGTATTCAG GTGTGGCCTTTGAAGCCCGATTCCACCAGGACAAGCACCTGCCCCTTTAGTGAGG ACCCCCGTGCATACCAGAACCTCTGGCTTGTCGCCCAGCTGCAGCTGCTGCCCCCACGGGGCTGGCGGCTGGATGCTCCATGCTCAGTACCCGCCACGGCCACACTGTGCTGGCAGGCACCGGACAGGGGCCCCTGCCAGCCGCTGGTCCCACCACTGCTCCAAGAGAATGTCACTGTGAAT AAGGTCCTTGAGTTCCCGTTGCTAAAAGGTCACCCCAACCTCTGTGTCCAG GTGAGCAACTGGGAGAATGTGCAACTGCAAGAGTGCCTGTGGGCTG ACTCCCTGGGTCCCCTCAAGAATGACATGCTGCTGGTAGAGACACGAGGTCCCCACAACAACAAATTGCTCTGTGCCTTAGAACCCAGCGGCTGCACCCCCTTGCCCAGCAAGGGCTCCACG AGGGCAGCTCGCCTTGGAGAGCAGTTACTACGAGACATGCAGTTAGGCCAGTGTGTACAG CTGTGGGATGAGGACCTGGGAGCACTATGGGCCTGCCCCATGGACAAGT ACATCCACAAGCGCTGGGCCCTGGTGTGGCTGGCCTGCCTACTTTTTGCCGCGgtgcttttccttctcttccttctcaaaAAGGACCACGTGAAAG CGGCCGCTAGGAGCCGAACGGCTCTGCTCCTCTACTCCGCCGATGACGCTAGCTTCGAGCGCTTGGTAGGCGCCCTGGCGTCGGCGCTGTGCCAGCTGCCGCTGCGCGTGGCCGTGGACCTGTGGAGCCGCCGTGAGCTGAGCGCGCTGGGGCCCCTGGCCTGGTTCCACGCGCAGCGGCGCCAGACCCTGCAGGAGGGCGGCACGGTGGTGCTTCTGTTCTCTCCCGGGGCCGTGGCGCTGTGCTGTGAGTGGATGCAGGACCGGACGTCGGCACCCGGGGCGCGCGGCCCGCACGACGCTTTCGCCGCCTCGCTCAGCTGCGTGCTGCCCGACTTCTTGCAGGGCCGGGCGCCTGGCCGCTACGTCGGGGCCTACTTCGACACACTGCTCCACCCGGACGCCGTGCCCGCCCTTTTCCGCACCGTGCCCGTCTTCTCACTGCCCTCGCAGCTGCCAGACTTAATAGGGACCCTGCAGGGGCCCGGTGCCCCCCGCTCTGGACGGCTAGCGGAGAGAGCAGAGCAAGTGTCCCGGGCACTGCAGCCCGCCCTGGACAGCTGCTTCCGGCCCCCTGCGGGTCCTGGGGACTCCAGGGACGGCACGTGGGTTGGGACCTGA
- the IL17RC gene encoding interleukin-17 receptor C isoform X8, with the protein MMPPPSPGAPPSQVLAEEEEVRPPLQSKAAGLPGPMLVGGTGRGGNSRLPAGSQSESTWAGTGAGVRTPRRGSAQPCQHWDPEAGDRVQPPCSQGLSCHLWDGDVICLPGSIVSAPGPVLVPTCLQTELVLRCYQETDCDLCVRVAVHLAVHGHGEEPEDEEKLGRTADPELEEPRNGEENLASPTAPHQAYSTARCVLLEVQVPATLVQPGQSVGSVVFDCFEAALGSEVRIWSYTQPRYQKELNLTQQLPDCRRLEVRDSIQSCRVLPWLNVSANGDDVRLVLDVSEEQQFGLSLYWNQVPGPSKSLWHRNLTGPQTITLNHTDLVPCLCIQVWPLKPDSTRTSTCPFSEDPRAYQNLWLVAQLQLLPPRGWRLDAPCSVPATATLCWQAPDRGPCQPLVPPLLQENVTVNKVLEFPLLKGHPNLCVQVSNWENVQLQECLWADSLGPLKNDMLLVETRGPHNNKLLCALEPSGCTPLPSKGSTRAARLGEQLLRDMQLGQCVQLWDEDLGALWACPMDKYIHKRWALVWLACLLFAAVLFLLFLLKKDHVKGWLRLLKDIHAGAESAARSRTALLLYSADDASFERLVGALASALCQLPLRVAVDLWSRRELSALGPLAWFHAQRRQTLQEGGTVVLLFSPGAVALCCEWMQDRTSAPGARGPHDAFAASLSCVLPDFLQGRAPGRYVGAYFDTLLHPDAVPALFRTVPVFSLPSQLPDLIGTLQGPGAPRSGRLAERAEQVSRALQPALDSCFRPPAGPGDSRDGTWVGT; encoded by the exons ATGATGCCACCGCCCTCTCCAGGGGCCCCTCCCAGCCAGGTGttagcagaggaggaggaggtgaggcCACCACTGCAGTCCAAGGCTGCCGGGCTCCCAGGCCCAATGTTGGTGGGAGGGACAGGGCGGGGCGGGAATAGCCGGCTGCCTGCCGGGAGCCAAAGTGAAAGCACTTGGGCTGGGACTGGGGCAGGAGTCAGGACTCCCAGGAGAGGGAGTGCGCAGCCCTGCCAGCACTGGGACCCTGAGGCTGGGGACAGAGTCCAGCCTCCCTGCTCACAG GGTCTTTCCTGCCACCTCTGGG ATGGTGACGTGATCTGCTTGCCTGGGAGCATCGTGTCTGCCCCGGGCCCTGTGCTGGTGCCCACATGCCTGCAGACAGAGCTGGTGCTGAGGTGCTACCAGGAGACAGACTGTGACCTTTGTGTGCGTGTGGCTGTTCACTTGGCTGTGCACG GGCATGGGGAAGAGCCTGAAGATGAGGAAAAGCTTGGGAGAACAGCTGACCCAGAGCTTGAGGAGCCTAGGAATGGTGAGGAGAACCTGGCTAGCCCAACTGCCCCTCACCAG GCCTACTCTACTGCCCGCTGTGTCCTGCTGGAGGTGCAAGTGCCTGCTACCCTGGTGCAGCCGGGTCAGTCTGTG GGCTCTGTGGTATTTGACTGCTTCGAGGCTGCTCTGGGTTCTGAGGTGCGAATCTGGTCCTACACTCAGCCCAGGTATCAGAAGGAACTCAACCTCACGCAGCAGCTGCCTG ACTGCAGGAGGCTTGAAGTCCGGGACAGCATCCAGAGCTGCCGGG TCCTGCCCTGGCTCAATGTGTCTGCCAATGGTGACGATGTACGCCTGGTGCTGGACGTCTCTGAGGAGCAGCAGTTCGGCCTCTCCCTCTACTGGAACCAGGTCCCAGGCCCTTCAAAATCCTTGTGGCACAGAAATCTG ACTGGGCCACAGACCATTACCTTGAACCACACAGACCTGGTTCCCTGCCTCTGTATTCAG GTGTGGCCTTTGAAGCCCGATTCCACCAGGACAAGCACCTGCCCCTTTAGTGAGG ACCCCCGTGCATACCAGAACCTCTGGCTTGTCGCCCAGCTGCAGCTGCTGCCCCCACGGGGCTGGCGGCTGGATGCTCCATGCTCAGTACCCGCCACGGCCACACTGTGCTGGCAGGCACCGGACAGGGGCCCCTGCCAGCCGCTGGTCCCACCACTGCTCCAAGAGAATGTCACTGTGAAT AAGGTCCTTGAGTTCCCGTTGCTAAAAGGTCACCCCAACCTCTGTGTCCAG GTGAGCAACTGGGAGAATGTGCAACTGCAAGAGTGCCTGTGGGCTG ACTCCCTGGGTCCCCTCAAGAATGACATGCTGCTGGTAGAGACACGAGGTCCCCACAACAACAAATTGCTCTGTGCCTTAGAACCCAGCGGCTGCACCCCCTTGCCCAGCAAGGGCTCCACG AGGGCAGCTCGCCTTGGAGAGCAGTTACTACGAGACATGCAGTTAGGCCAGTGTGTACAG CTGTGGGATGAGGACCTGGGAGCACTATGGGCCTGCCCCATGGACAAGT ACATCCACAAGCGCTGGGCCCTGGTGTGGCTGGCCTGCCTACTTTTTGCCGCGgtgcttttccttctcttccttctcaaaAAGGACCACGTGAAAG GGTGGCTGAGGCTCTTGAAGGACATCCACGCAGGGGCTGAGT CGGCCGCTAGGAGCCGAACGGCTCTGCTCCTCTACTCCGCCGATGACGCTAGCTTCGAGCGCTTGGTAGGCGCCCTGGCGTCGGCGCTGTGCCAGCTGCCGCTGCGCGTGGCCGTGGACCTGTGGAGCCGCCGTGAGCTGAGCGCGCTGGGGCCCCTGGCCTGGTTCCACGCGCAGCGGCGCCAGACCCTGCAGGAGGGCGGCACGGTGGTGCTTCTGTTCTCTCCCGGGGCCGTGGCGCTGTGCTGTGAGTGGATGCAGGACCGGACGTCGGCACCCGGGGCGCGCGGCCCGCACGACGCTTTCGCCGCCTCGCTCAGCTGCGTGCTGCCCGACTTCTTGCAGGGCCGGGCGCCTGGCCGCTACGTCGGGGCCTACTTCGACACACTGCTCCACCCGGACGCCGTGCCCGCCCTTTTCCGCACCGTGCCCGTCTTCTCACTGCCCTCGCAGCTGCCAGACTTAATAGGGACCCTGCAGGGGCCCGGTGCCCCCCGCTCTGGACGGCTAGCGGAGAGAGCAGAGCAAGTGTCCCGGGCACTGCAGCCCGCCCTGGACAGCTGCTTCCGGCCCCCTGCGGGTCCTGGGGACTCCAGGGACGGCACGTGGGTTGGGACCTGA
- the IL17RC gene encoding interleukin-17 receptor C isoform X5 yields the protein MPVPWFLLSLALGRSPVVLSLERLVGPQDVARCSPGLSCHLWDGDVICLPGSIVSAPGPVLVPTCLQTELVLRCYQETDCDLCVRVAVHLAVHGHGEEPEDEEKLGRTADPELEEPRNASLQAQVMLSFQAYSTARCVLLEVQVPATLVQPGQSVGSVVFDCFEAALGSEVRIWSYTQPRYQKELNLTQQLPDCRRLEVRDSIQSCRVLPWLNVSANGDDVRLVLDVSEEQQFGLSLYWNQTGPQTITLNHTDLVPCLCIQVWPLKPDSTRTSTCPFSEDPRAYQNLWLVAQLQLLPPRGWRLDAPCSVPATATLCWQAPDRGPCQPLVPPLLQENVTVNKVLEFPLLKGHPNLCVQVSNWENVQLQECLWADSLGPLKNDMLLVETRGPHNNKLLCALEPSGCTPLPSKGSTRAARLGEQLLRDMQLGQCVQLWDEDLGALWACPMDKYIHKRWALVWLACLLFAAVLFLLFLLKKDHVKAAARSRTALLLYSADDASFERLVGALASALCQLPLRVAVDLWSRRELSALGPLAWFHAQRRQTLQEGGTVVLLFSPGAVALCCEWMQDRTSAPGARGPHDAFAASLSCVLPDFLQGRAPGRYVGAYFDTLLHPDAVPALFRTVPVFSLPSQLPDLIGTLQGPGAPRSGRLAERAEQVSRALQPALDSCFRPPAGPGDSRDGTWVGT from the exons ATGCCTGTGCCCTGGTTCCTGCTGTCCTTGGCACTGGGCCGGAGCCCCGTGGTCCTCTCTCTGGAGAGGCTCGTGGGGCCTCAGGACGTTGCTCGCTGCTCTCCG GGTCTTTCCTGCCACCTCTGGG ATGGTGACGTGATCTGCTTGCCTGGGAGCATCGTGTCTGCCCCGGGCCCTGTGCTGGTGCCCACATGCCTGCAGACAGAGCTGGTGCTGAGGTGCTACCAGGAGACAGACTGTGACCTTTGTGTGCGTGTGGCTGTTCACTTGGCTGTGCACG GGCATGGGGAAGAGCCTGAAGATGAGGAAAAGCTTGGGAGAACAGCTGACCCAGAGCTTGAGGAGCCTAGGAATG CTTCTCTGCAGGCCCAAGTCATGCTCTCCTTCCAGGCCTACTCTACTGCCCGCTGTGTCCTGCTGGAGGTGCAAGTGCCTGCTACCCTGGTGCAGCCGGGTCAGTCTGTG GGCTCTGTGGTATTTGACTGCTTCGAGGCTGCTCTGGGTTCTGAGGTGCGAATCTGGTCCTACACTCAGCCCAGGTATCAGAAGGAACTCAACCTCACGCAGCAGCTGCCTG ACTGCAGGAGGCTTGAAGTCCGGGACAGCATCCAGAGCTGCCGGG TCCTGCCCTGGCTCAATGTGTCTGCCAATGGTGACGATGTACGCCTGGTGCTGGACGTCTCTGAGGAGCAGCAGTTCGGCCTCTCCCTCTACTGGAACCAG ACTGGGCCACAGACCATTACCTTGAACCACACAGACCTGGTTCCCTGCCTCTGTATTCAG GTGTGGCCTTTGAAGCCCGATTCCACCAGGACAAGCACCTGCCCCTTTAGTGAGG ACCCCCGTGCATACCAGAACCTCTGGCTTGTCGCCCAGCTGCAGCTGCTGCCCCCACGGGGCTGGCGGCTGGATGCTCCATGCTCAGTACCCGCCACGGCCACACTGTGCTGGCAGGCACCGGACAGGGGCCCCTGCCAGCCGCTGGTCCCACCACTGCTCCAAGAGAATGTCACTGTGAAT AAGGTCCTTGAGTTCCCGTTGCTAAAAGGTCACCCCAACCTCTGTGTCCAG GTGAGCAACTGGGAGAATGTGCAACTGCAAGAGTGCCTGTGGGCTG ACTCCCTGGGTCCCCTCAAGAATGACATGCTGCTGGTAGAGACACGAGGTCCCCACAACAACAAATTGCTCTGTGCCTTAGAACCCAGCGGCTGCACCCCCTTGCCCAGCAAGGGCTCCACG AGGGCAGCTCGCCTTGGAGAGCAGTTACTACGAGACATGCAGTTAGGCCAGTGTGTACAG CTGTGGGATGAGGACCTGGGAGCACTATGGGCCTGCCCCATGGACAAGT ACATCCACAAGCGCTGGGCCCTGGTGTGGCTGGCCTGCCTACTTTTTGCCGCGgtgcttttccttctcttccttctcaaaAAGGACCACGTGAAAG CGGCCGCTAGGAGCCGAACGGCTCTGCTCCTCTACTCCGCCGATGACGCTAGCTTCGAGCGCTTGGTAGGCGCCCTGGCGTCGGCGCTGTGCCAGCTGCCGCTGCGCGTGGCCGTGGACCTGTGGAGCCGCCGTGAGCTGAGCGCGCTGGGGCCCCTGGCCTGGTTCCACGCGCAGCGGCGCCAGACCCTGCAGGAGGGCGGCACGGTGGTGCTTCTGTTCTCTCCCGGGGCCGTGGCGCTGTGCTGTGAGTGGATGCAGGACCGGACGTCGGCACCCGGGGCGCGCGGCCCGCACGACGCTTTCGCCGCCTCGCTCAGCTGCGTGCTGCCCGACTTCTTGCAGGGCCGGGCGCCTGGCCGCTACGTCGGGGCCTACTTCGACACACTGCTCCACCCGGACGCCGTGCCCGCCCTTTTCCGCACCGTGCCCGTCTTCTCACTGCCCTCGCAGCTGCCAGACTTAATAGGGACCCTGCAGGGGCCCGGTGCCCCCCGCTCTGGACGGCTAGCGGAGAGAGCAGAGCAAGTGTCCCGGGCACTGCAGCCCGCCCTGGACAGCTGCTTCCGGCCCCCTGCGGGTCCTGGGGACTCCAGGGACGGCACGTGGGTTGGGACCTGA
- the IL17RC gene encoding interleukin-17 receptor C isoform X6 yields the protein MPVPWFLLSLALGRSPVVLSLERLVGPQDVARCSPGLSCHLWDGDVICLPGSIVSAPGPVLVPTCLQTELVLRCYQETDCDLCVRVAVHLAVHGHGEEPEDEEKLGRTADPELEEPRNASLQAQVMLSFQAYSTARCVLLEVQVPATLVQPGQSVGSVVFDCFEAALGSEVRIWSYTQPRYQKELNLTQQLPVLPWLNVSANGDDVRLVLDVSEEQQFGLSLYWNQVPGPSKSLWHRNLTGPQTITLNHTDLVPCLCIQVWPLKPDSTRTSTCPFSEDPRAYQNLWLVAQLQLLPPRGWRLDAPCSVPATATLCWQAPDRGPCQPLVPPLLQENVTVNKVLEFPLLKGHPNLCVQVSNWENVQLQECLWADSLGPLKNDMLLVETRGPHNNKLLCALEPSGCTPLPSKGSTRAARLGEQLLRDMQLGQCVQLWDEDLGALWACPMDKYIHKRWALVWLACLLFAAVLFLLFLLKKDHVKAAARSRTALLLYSADDASFERLVGALASALCQLPLRVAVDLWSRRELSALGPLAWFHAQRRQTLQEGGTVVLLFSPGAVALCCEWMQDRTSAPGARGPHDAFAASLSCVLPDFLQGRAPGRYVGAYFDTLLHPDAVPALFRTVPVFSLPSQLPDLIGTLQGPGAPRSGRLAERAEQVSRALQPALDSCFRPPAGPGDSRDGTWVGT from the exons ATGCCTGTGCCCTGGTTCCTGCTGTCCTTGGCACTGGGCCGGAGCCCCGTGGTCCTCTCTCTGGAGAGGCTCGTGGGGCCTCAGGACGTTGCTCGCTGCTCTCCG GGTCTTTCCTGCCACCTCTGGG ATGGTGACGTGATCTGCTTGCCTGGGAGCATCGTGTCTGCCCCGGGCCCTGTGCTGGTGCCCACATGCCTGCAGACAGAGCTGGTGCTGAGGTGCTACCAGGAGACAGACTGTGACCTTTGTGTGCGTGTGGCTGTTCACTTGGCTGTGCACG GGCATGGGGAAGAGCCTGAAGATGAGGAAAAGCTTGGGAGAACAGCTGACCCAGAGCTTGAGGAGCCTAGGAATG CTTCTCTGCAGGCCCAAGTCATGCTCTCCTTCCAGGCCTACTCTACTGCCCGCTGTGTCCTGCTGGAGGTGCAAGTGCCTGCTACCCTGGTGCAGCCGGGTCAGTCTGTG GGCTCTGTGGTATTTGACTGCTTCGAGGCTGCTCTGGGTTCTGAGGTGCGAATCTGGTCCTACACTCAGCCCAGGTATCAGAAGGAACTCAACCTCACGCAGCAGCTGCCTG TCCTGCCCTGGCTCAATGTGTCTGCCAATGGTGACGATGTACGCCTGGTGCTGGACGTCTCTGAGGAGCAGCAGTTCGGCCTCTCCCTCTACTGGAACCAGGTCCCAGGCCCTTCAAAATCCTTGTGGCACAGAAATCTG ACTGGGCCACAGACCATTACCTTGAACCACACAGACCTGGTTCCCTGCCTCTGTATTCAG GTGTGGCCTTTGAAGCCCGATTCCACCAGGACAAGCACCTGCCCCTTTAGTGAGG ACCCCCGTGCATACCAGAACCTCTGGCTTGTCGCCCAGCTGCAGCTGCTGCCCCCACGGGGCTGGCGGCTGGATGCTCCATGCTCAGTACCCGCCACGGCCACACTGTGCTGGCAGGCACCGGACAGGGGCCCCTGCCAGCCGCTGGTCCCACCACTGCTCCAAGAGAATGTCACTGTGAAT AAGGTCCTTGAGTTCCCGTTGCTAAAAGGTCACCCCAACCTCTGTGTCCAG GTGAGCAACTGGGAGAATGTGCAACTGCAAGAGTGCCTGTGGGCTG ACTCCCTGGGTCCCCTCAAGAATGACATGCTGCTGGTAGAGACACGAGGTCCCCACAACAACAAATTGCTCTGTGCCTTAGAACCCAGCGGCTGCACCCCCTTGCCCAGCAAGGGCTCCACG AGGGCAGCTCGCCTTGGAGAGCAGTTACTACGAGACATGCAGTTAGGCCAGTGTGTACAG CTGTGGGATGAGGACCTGGGAGCACTATGGGCCTGCCCCATGGACAAGT ACATCCACAAGCGCTGGGCCCTGGTGTGGCTGGCCTGCCTACTTTTTGCCGCGgtgcttttccttctcttccttctcaaaAAGGACCACGTGAAAG CGGCCGCTAGGAGCCGAACGGCTCTGCTCCTCTACTCCGCCGATGACGCTAGCTTCGAGCGCTTGGTAGGCGCCCTGGCGTCGGCGCTGTGCCAGCTGCCGCTGCGCGTGGCCGTGGACCTGTGGAGCCGCCGTGAGCTGAGCGCGCTGGGGCCCCTGGCCTGGTTCCACGCGCAGCGGCGCCAGACCCTGCAGGAGGGCGGCACGGTGGTGCTTCTGTTCTCTCCCGGGGCCGTGGCGCTGTGCTGTGAGTGGATGCAGGACCGGACGTCGGCACCCGGGGCGCGCGGCCCGCACGACGCTTTCGCCGCCTCGCTCAGCTGCGTGCTGCCCGACTTCTTGCAGGGCCGGGCGCCTGGCCGCTACGTCGGGGCCTACTTCGACACACTGCTCCACCCGGACGCCGTGCCCGCCCTTTTCCGCACCGTGCCCGTCTTCTCACTGCCCTCGCAGCTGCCAGACTTAATAGGGACCCTGCAGGGGCCCGGTGCCCCCCGCTCTGGACGGCTAGCGGAGAGAGCAGAGCAAGTGTCCCGGGCACTGCAGCCCGCCCTGGACAGCTGCTTCCGGCCCCCTGCGGGTCCTGGGGACTCCAGGGACGGCACGTGGGTTGGGACCTGA